From the genome of Sulfitobacter sp. DSM 110093, one region includes:
- a CDS encoding PAS domain-containing sensor histidine kinase → MGVATRSRRFKLERLGRLRRVKRLRNWSTFGLVVLGPVLALATYLALGPLGQGADTLNLRLILLSDLVYVLLVAALVLIQVGRLISARRAKSAGSRLHLRLTGVFALMALIPTVTVAIFAGLTVNVGLEGWFSDRVSGVVGSSLAAAEAYEAEQREGLILDAQTLARSIDSARAQGINLSDSELLGEGQRQIQRGLREAFLIDSTAQIRARGDRSYLFDFEAPTEAQLEAASEEGLLVIEDWPNNEFRALVPMDAYVDRFLYVSRAVDGEILALLDETKETVRLYQQLESERGRLLFEFALVYLGFAVILILAAVWLGLWFAERLSGPVGRLTGAAQQVGAGDLNVQVREEEGDDEIAMLGRYFNQMTRQLKGQRETLLENTDQIERRRRLFDSVLSSVTSGVVGLDPEGRVTFVNRSAMRLLDWSEDQQSLPLTLAVPEFGPLFETVKTATDEVAQAEVKVSRQGAMENLLVRMATRRAKDGNLEGYVVAFDDVTDLVSAQRMAAWGDVARRIAHEIKNPLTPIQLSAERIRRKFGPKMAEGDDDALEQMTGVIIRQTGDLRRIVDEFSKFARMPEPETSRQDITQLLRDAVMLQQSRQEDVGIKIELPAQPVMANIDGTMISQALTNLIKNAGEAIDSLKKDGAPEGHVPQIRVALTPDNRLLRLTIADNGIGLPEDRARLFEPYVTTRSEGTGLGLPIVKKIIEEHGGSLTLETAPAFDGQDHHGAMAVITLPLAIDTTTDQGDKADE, encoded by the coding sequence ATGGGGGTGGCAACCCGGTCACGCAGGTTCAAGCTCGAGCGGTTGGGGCGTCTCAGGCGGGTCAAACGGCTGCGCAATTGGTCCACCTTTGGACTGGTTGTGTTGGGGCCGGTCTTGGCACTGGCGACCTATCTGGCGCTCGGGCCGCTAGGGCAGGGGGCGGATACGCTCAACCTGCGGCTCATTCTGTTGTCCGATCTGGTCTATGTGCTGCTGGTGGCGGCGCTGGTTCTCATTCAGGTCGGGCGGCTGATCTCAGCGCGCCGCGCTAAATCGGCGGGCTCTCGGTTGCACCTGCGATTGACGGGTGTCTTCGCGCTGATGGCGTTGATCCCCACGGTGACAGTAGCGATATTTGCGGGGCTGACAGTAAATGTGGGCCTCGAAGGCTGGTTCTCTGACCGGGTCAGCGGCGTGGTTGGCTCTTCGCTCGCTGCGGCAGAGGCCTATGAGGCCGAGCAGCGCGAAGGCCTGATCTTAGATGCGCAAACCCTTGCCCGCAGCATCGATAGCGCCCGTGCGCAGGGGATCAACCTCAGCGACAGTGAGCTTTTGGGCGAGGGCCAGCGGCAAATTCAGCGCGGCCTGCGCGAAGCCTTCCTGATTGACAGTACTGCGCAAATCCGCGCCCGCGGTGATCGGTCTTATCTGTTTGATTTTGAGGCCCCCACCGAGGCGCAGCTTGAAGCCGCCAGCGAAGAAGGCCTTCTGGTCATCGAAGATTGGCCCAACAACGAATTCCGCGCACTGGTGCCGATGGATGCCTATGTGGATCGCTTCCTCTATGTGTCCCGCGCCGTGGATGGTGAGATTCTGGCCCTGCTGGATGAAACCAAAGAAACGGTGCGTCTGTATCAACAGCTTGAATCCGAACGCGGGCGGCTGCTGTTTGAATTTGCGCTGGTCTATCTTGGCTTTGCAGTGATCCTGATACTGGCCGCTGTCTGGTTGGGCCTGTGGTTTGCTGAACGGCTCTCCGGCCCGGTTGGGCGCTTGACCGGCGCCGCGCAACAGGTGGGTGCGGGTGATCTGAACGTGCAGGTCCGCGAAGAAGAGGGCGATGACGAAATTGCCATGCTGGGACGTTACTTCAACCAGATGACGCGGCAGTTGAAAGGCCAACGCGAGACGTTGCTGGAAAATACCGACCAGATTGAGCGTCGCCGCCGCCTGTTCGATTCCGTGCTAAGCTCGGTCACCTCTGGCGTGGTGGGGCTGGACCCGGAGGGGCGCGTGACCTTCGTCAACCGCTCTGCCATGCGGCTGTTGGATTGGTCCGAAGATCAGCAAAGCCTGCCGCTGACCCTTGCGGTGCCCGAGTTCGGGCCGCTGTTTGAAACAGTGAAAACCGCAACAGATGAGGTGGCGCAGGCCGAGGTCAAGGTGTCGCGCCAAGGGGCGATGGAAAACTTGCTGGTTCGCATGGCCACGCGCCGCGCCAAGGATGGCAACCTCGAAGGCTATGTGGTGGCCTTTGACGATGTGACCGATCTGGTCAGCGCGCAGCGCATGGCCGCATGGGGCGATGTGGCACGCCGTATTGCCCATGAGATTAAAAACCCACTAACGCCGATCCAGTTGAGCGCGGAGCGTATTCGCCGCAAGTTCGGCCCTAAAATGGCCGAAGGGGATGACGACGCGCTAGAGCAGATGACGGGCGTTATCATCCGTCAAACCGGCGATCTGCGGCGCATCGTCGACGAATTCTCAAAATTTGCGCGAATGCCAGAACCGGAAACCAGCCGTCAGGACATCACGCAATTGCTACGCGATGCGGTTATGTTACAGCAAAGCCGGCAAGAGGACGTGGGTATCAAGATAGAACTGCCCGCGCAGCCGGTCATGGCCAATATCGACGGCACGATGATCTCGCAGGCGCTGACCAATCTGATCAAGAACGCGGGCGAAGCCATTGATAGCCTGAAGAAAGACGGCGCGCCCGAGGGGCATGTGCCGCAAATCCGCGTGGCGCTTACACCGGATAACCGGCTCTTGCGGCTGACCATTGCCGACAATGGCATCGGTCTGCCCGAAGACCGCGCACGGCTGTTTGAGCCCTATGTGACCACGCGCAGTGAAGGTACCGGGCTGGGGCTGCCGATCGTCAAAAAGATTATCGAGGAACATGGCGGGAGCCTGACGCTCGAAACCGCGCCCGCGTTCGACGGGCAAGACCATCACGGGGCCATGGCGGTTATTACGCTGCCGCTGGCAATCGACACAACGACAGACCAAGGGGACAAGGCAGATGAGTGA
- a CDS encoding sigma-54 dependent transcriptional regulator yields MSDILIVDDERDIRELISDILQDEGFATRLASNSDETMAEINTEAPALIILDIWLKDSRMDGIDILKTVKRDNPDVPVVIISGHGNIEIAVAAIKQGAYDFIEKPFNIDQLLVVIRRAMETSRLRRENQNLKRRDVATSEMIGTSAPYRALLSQLDKVTKSNGRVMLTGPAGSGKEVAARYIHAHSARASAPFITVNCAGVAPDRMEEVLFGRETPDRGIEPGLLEQAHGGVIYFDEVADMPLGTQSKILRVLVDQQFTRVGGTDKVRVDLRVISSTNRDLDQAIKADTFRQELYHRLNVVPIAVPSLEERREDIPFLAEHFIAEFKASQGLPERALTDDAVALMQTMVWPGNVRQLKNLVERVLILGDGTGPIEARELPGEEEAGGDDGRVVLSGALATLPLREAREAFEREYLLTQINRFGGNISRTANFVGMERSALHRKLKSLGVVTSAKAGVRIAHVDEEVEATG; encoded by the coding sequence ATGAGTGACATCCTAATTGTAGATGACGAACGCGACATCCGTGAGTTGATCTCGGATATCCTTCAGGACGAAGGCTTTGCCACGCGATTGGCCAGCAACTCAGACGAGACGATGGCAGAAATCAACACCGAGGCACCGGCGCTGATCATCCTCGACATTTGGCTGAAAGACAGCCGGATGGACGGGATCGACATTCTCAAAACCGTCAAACGCGACAACCCGGATGTGCCGGTGGTGATTATCTCAGGCCACGGAAATATCGAAATTGCCGTCGCAGCGATCAAACAAGGTGCCTACGACTTTATCGAAAAGCCCTTTAACATTGACCAACTGTTGGTGGTGATCCGCCGCGCGATGGAAACCTCGCGCCTGCGCCGGGAGAACCAGAACCTCAAGCGCCGCGATGTTGCCACCTCTGAGATGATCGGCACCTCCGCGCCCTATCGCGCCTTGCTGAGCCAGCTCGACAAGGTGACCAAATCCAATGGCCGCGTGATGCTGACCGGCCCCGCCGGATCGGGCAAGGAAGTGGCCGCGCGCTATATTCATGCCCATTCCGCCCGCGCCTCTGCGCCCTTTATCACCGTCAATTGCGCCGGGGTGGCCCCGGACCGGATGGAAGAGGTGCTTTTTGGCCGCGAGACGCCGGACCGGGGGATCGAGCCAGGGTTGTTGGAACAGGCGCACGGCGGGGTGATCTACTTTGATGAGGTCGCGGACATGCCGCTTGGCACCCAGTCCAAGATCCTTCGGGTGCTGGTGGACCAACAGTTCACCCGCGTCGGCGGGACCGACAAGGTGCGGGTTGATCTGCGGGTGATTTCGTCGACCAATCGCGATCTGGATCAGGCAATCAAGGCCGATACATTCCGCCAAGAGCTTTACCACCGCCTTAACGTCGTGCCGATTGCCGTGCCCTCGCTCGAAGAACGGCGAGAGGACATTCCGTTTTTGGCCGAGCATTTCATCGCCGAATTCAAAGCCTCGCAAGGTCTGCCCGAGCGCGCGTTGACAGACGATGCCGTGGCCTTGATGCAGACGATGGTCTGGCCCGGCAATGTGCGGCAACTCAAAAACCTTGTCGAGCGGGTTCTGATCCTTGGCGATGGCACCGGCCCGATTGAGGCCCGCGAGTTGCCCGGAGAGGAAGAAGCAGGCGGCGACGATGGGCGTGTGGTGCTTTCGGGCGCATTGGCAACACTGCCGTTGCGCGAAGCGCGCGAGGCCTTCGAGCGGGAATACCTGCTGACTCAGATCAACCGTTTTGGCGGCAACATTAGCCGCACCGCGAATTTCGTCGGCATGGAACGCAGCGCCCTGCACCGTAAGCTGAAATCGCTTGGCGTTGTGACCTCGGCCAAGGCAGGTGTGCGGATCGCGCATGTGGACGAAGAGGTGGAGGCGACGGGTTAG
- the trkA gene encoding Trk system potassium transporter TrkA has product MKIIICGAGQVGWQIARHLSGERNDVTVVDSNAELIRRATDTLDVQGIAGFASYPDVLDRAGARDAEMIIAATHSDEVNMVTCQVAHSVFGINRKIARLRSQSYLDAIYSDLYRRDHMPIDVVISPEKEVATAALQRLSAPAAFDTEIFMDGQAQLLGISIDSDCPVVNTPLRQLTDLFSTLRAVVVGVRRDGTLFAPEAKDQLFVGDDCYVFSHHDDIARTMEIFGKQTTKQERVVLVGGGNVGLTVAQHLEAGPLRVRTKMIEKNRKCAERAAEGLERTIVLNGDGLDAALLAEAGISRADAMLAVTDDDKTNMLSCVRAKAEGCPYVIALINDPTLVPLMTHLGIDAYINPRATTVSSILRHIRHGRVRAVYSIGDAEAEVIEAEVLSTSPLAGKKVSEIDFPEGVLIGMLRKEGKVIRPMGSTRIDEGDVVALFALAEDVPRVEQLLQVSIDFF; this is encoded by the coding sequence ATGAAAATCATCATTTGCGGCGCAGGGCAGGTGGGTTGGCAGATTGCCCGTCACCTCAGCGGAGAGCGCAACGATGTGACCGTGGTCGACAGCAATGCCGAATTGATCCGCCGCGCCACCGATACGTTGGATGTGCAGGGCATCGCCGGTTTCGCCAGCTACCCCGACGTGTTGGACCGTGCGGGCGCGCGGGACGCCGAGATGATCATCGCCGCGACCCACTCGGACGAGGTCAATATGGTGACCTGTCAGGTGGCGCATTCGGTCTTTGGCATCAACCGCAAGATCGCCCGTCTGCGCAGCCAATCCTATCTGGATGCGATCTACTCCGACCTTTACCGCCGTGATCACATGCCGATCGACGTGGTGATTTCCCCTGAGAAAGAGGTCGCCACCGCAGCCCTTCAGCGTCTCAGCGCGCCCGCCGCCTTTGACACAGAGATTTTCATGGACGGGCAGGCGCAGCTTCTCGGGATTTCCATCGATAGCGATTGCCCGGTAGTGAACACGCCGTTGCGGCAGTTGACTGATCTCTTCTCGACCCTACGCGCGGTTGTTGTAGGCGTGCGCCGCGATGGCACGCTGTTCGCGCCCGAGGCGAAGGATCAGCTTTTCGTTGGCGATGACTGCTACGTGTTTTCGCATCACGACGACATCGCCCGCACGATGGAGATTTTCGGCAAGCAGACCACCAAGCAAGAGCGTGTCGTGCTAGTGGGCGGGGGCAATGTCGGCCTGACCGTGGCGCAGCACCTTGAGGCCGGGCCGCTGCGCGTGCGCACCAAGATGATCGAGAAAAACCGCAAATGCGCCGAACGCGCCGCTGAAGGCTTGGAGCGGACCATCGTGCTGAATGGCGACGGGCTTGATGCCGCGCTGCTGGCCGAGGCGGGCATCAGCCGTGCCGATGCGATGCTGGCGGTGACGGATGACGACAAGACCAACATGCTGTCATGTGTGCGCGCCAAGGCCGAAGGCTGCCCCTATGTCATCGCGCTGATCAATGACCCGACGCTGGTGCCGCTGATGACCCACCTTGGCATCGACGCCTATATCAATCCGCGCGCCACGACGGTCAGTTCGATCCTGCGCCACATCCGCCATGGGCGGGTGCGGGCGGTCTATTCCATCGGCGATGCCGAGGCCGAGGTGATCGAGGCCGAAGTGCTGTCGACATCGCCCCTCGCGGGCAAAAAAGTGTCGGAAATTGACTTCCCTGAGGGCGTGTTGATCGGCATGCTGCGCAAAGAAGGCAAGGTGATCCGCCCCATGGGCAGCACCCGAATTGACGAAGGCGATGTTGTCGCCCTCTTTGCTTTGGCCGAAGATGTGCCACGGGTTGAGCAGCTTTTGCAGGTCTCGATCGACTTTTTCTAA
- a CDS encoding potassium transporter TrkG: protein MTQPTSIRPTGIRREIVQLPLFLQLFGVSAVSMLLPSIYGLVVNDHQASRAFLYAGVLGLVAFTLIAIAHAGRKPLDGALGPLLSLLSAFVFLPVFFAIPFLEALPTTRFVNVYFEMVSALTTTGATMFENPARLSNTLHLWRAQVGWMGGLLMWVTASAILAPLHLGGFEVTAQAEPGRPDDRIGARMGKITPRQRLLRTTQALLPIYTGLTLLLWLLLVIGGETALVALCHAMSVLATSGISPVGGVDNAQIGASGEAVMMLFMLFALSRLTFSKDTITATQGGLMTDPEFRIGLLVVIGVPLLLFARHWIGAFEVEVEVDGARALQALWGGLFTVLSFLTTTGFVSEHWSDAQNWSGLRTPGLVLMGLALIGGGVATTAGGVKLLRVFALYQNGVREMDRLVYPNSVSGAGAAGRRLQSNGAFIAWIFFMLFAMSLAGVTLLLTLTGTSFDAAVVMSVATLSTTGPLIEHAADTPIRLIELGLAAKIILSGAMVLGRLETLAIIALMTPNLWRA from the coding sequence GTGACGCAACCGACCAGCATCCGACCGACCGGCATCCGCCGAGAGATCGTGCAGCTGCCGCTGTTCCTGCAATTGTTCGGCGTCTCTGCTGTATCCATGCTTTTGCCGTCGATCTACGGGTTGGTGGTGAATGATCATCAGGCCAGCCGCGCGTTCCTTTATGCTGGAGTTCTGGGGCTTGTCGCTTTCACCCTGATTGCCATCGCCCATGCCGGGCGCAAACCTTTGGACGGCGCATTGGGGCCGCTGTTGTCCCTGCTCTCGGCTTTTGTCTTTCTACCAGTGTTTTTCGCGATTCCCTTTCTTGAGGCACTGCCGACCACCCGTTTTGTGAATGTCTATTTCGAGATGGTCAGCGCCTTGACCACCACTGGGGCGACGATGTTTGAAAACCCCGCCCGGTTGAGCAATACGCTGCATCTCTGGCGTGCGCAGGTCGGCTGGATGGGCGGCTTGCTTATGTGGGTCACAGCGTCGGCAATTCTGGCGCCCCTGCACTTGGGGGGATTTGAAGTGACCGCTCAGGCCGAACCCGGACGGCCCGACGACCGTATCGGCGCCCGGATGGGCAAGATCACCCCGCGCCAGCGTTTGCTACGAACAACACAGGCGTTGCTGCCGATATACACCGGGTTGACGTTGCTGCTGTGGCTCTTGCTCGTGATCGGTGGAGAGACGGCATTGGTTGCCCTTTGTCATGCGATGTCGGTCTTGGCGACATCGGGCATTTCCCCGGTCGGCGGGGTGGATAACGCGCAGATTGGTGCCTCTGGCGAAGCGGTGATGATGCTTTTCATGCTGTTCGCGCTTTCACGTCTCACCTTTTCCAAAGACACAATTACGGCGACCCAAGGCGGGCTGATGACCGATCCTGAGTTCCGCATCGGCCTTCTTGTGGTGATCGGCGTGCCTTTGCTGCTTTTCGCCCGCCATTGGATTGGCGCGTTCGAGGTTGAGGTTGAGGTCGATGGCGCCCGCGCGCTTCAGGCGCTTTGGGGTGGGCTGTTTACCGTGCTCTCCTTCCTGACGACCACCGGTTTTGTGTCAGAGCATTGGTCGGATGCGCAGAACTGGTCGGGCCTGCGCACGCCGGGCCTGGTTCTCATGGGGCTTGCCCTGATCGGCGGCGGCGTGGCCACTACGGCGGGCGGTGTGAAACTGCTGCGGGTCTTTGCGCTTTATCAAAATGGCGTGCGCGAGATGGACCGTCTGGTCTATCCCAATTCCGTAAGCGGGGCCGGTGCGGCGGGACGGCGGCTGCAAAGTAACGGCGCGTTCATCGCGTGGATCTTCTTTATGCTCTTTGCGATGTCGCTGGCCGGGGTCACATTGCTGCTGACCCTAACCGGTACATCATTCGATGCTGCTGTGGTCATGTCGGTTGCGACACTATCGACCACCGGGCCGCTGATCGAACATGCCGCCGATACACCCATTCGTTTGATTGAACTGGGATTGGCCGCGAAAATCATTCTCAGCGGCGCAATGGTGCTGGGTCGGTTGGAAACTTTGGCGATTATTGCGCTAATGACCCCGAATTTGTGGCGCGCTTGA
- the hfq gene encoding RNA chaperone Hfq → MASDRQNLQDAFLNHVRKTKVPVTIFLINGVKLQGVITWFDNFCVLLRRDGQSQLVYKHAISTIMPSQPISLYEGEDAS, encoded by the coding sequence ATGGCGTCAGACAGACAGAACCTTCAGGATGCGTTCCTAAACCACGTTCGCAAGACCAAGGTCCCGGTGACAATTTTCCTGATTAACGGCGTTAAGTTGCAGGGTGTGATTACTTGGTTCGACAACTTCTGCGTTCTGCTGCGCCGTGACGGTCAATCGCAACTTGTCTACAAACACGCGATTTCGACCATCATGCCAAGCCAGCCGATCAGCCTTTATGAGGGCGAAGACGCTTCTTGA
- the hflX gene encoding GTPase HflX, translated as MSRPAFQIDNSDGPRVTRAWVLHPDIKTDNDRRAPEPALAEAVALAEALPELEVVGSEVVPLRTVHAGMLFGKGKIEELEQRMKAAEVELVLVDGPVTPVQQRNLEKAWGVKLLDRTGLILEIFSDRAATREGVLQVEMAALNYQRTRLVRAWTHLERQRGGLGFVGGPGETQIEADRRAIDDQLVRLRRQLEKVVKTRALHRAARAKVPFPIVALVGYTNAGKSTLFNRLTGAEVMAKDMLFATLDPTMRSLVLPDGPEIILSDTVGFISDLPTELVAAFRATLEEVLAADIICHVRDVSHAETEEQAQNVRDILASLGVPKETRSFEIWNKLDLLPEDRADAMRARATRNDDVLAISAITGEGLEAFQETIAEALQGAVREAELTLGFAEGKKRAWLFAQDVVEGERQTEDGFEITVRWSARQEAEFQQI; from the coding sequence TTGAGCCGTCCAGCATTTCAGATCGACAACAGCGATGGGCCCCGCGTAACGCGCGCTTGGGTGCTGCATCCTGATATCAAAACCGACAACGACCGGCGCGCGCCAGAACCCGCGCTGGCCGAAGCTGTGGCATTGGCCGAAGCGCTCCCTGAACTTGAGGTGGTGGGGTCCGAAGTCGTGCCCCTGCGCACCGTCCATGCCGGAATGCTGTTCGGCAAAGGCAAGATCGAAGAGTTAGAGCAGCGCATGAAGGCCGCCGAGGTCGAGCTTGTGCTGGTTGACGGCCCCGTAACGCCGGTGCAGCAGCGCAACCTTGAAAAAGCGTGGGGCGTGAAACTGCTTGACCGCACCGGGCTGATTCTTGAGATTTTCAGCGACCGCGCCGCCACCCGCGAAGGTGTGCTTCAGGTCGAGATGGCCGCGCTAAACTACCAGCGCACGCGTCTGGTGCGGGCTTGGACCCACCTTGAGCGTCAGCGGGGCGGTTTGGGCTTTGTCGGTGGTCCGGGTGAGACCCAGATCGAGGCGGACCGCCGCGCCATCGACGACCAGTTGGTGCGTTTGCGCCGCCAGTTGGAAAAAGTCGTGAAAACACGCGCGCTGCACCGCGCCGCGCGTGCCAAGGTGCCTTTCCCGATTGTCGCATTGGTGGGCTATACCAACGCCGGGAAATCCACGCTTTTCAACCGCTTGACCGGGGCAGAGGTGATGGCCAAAGACATGCTCTTTGCCACGCTCGACCCGACCATGCGCAGTCTTGTGTTGCCGGACGGGCCTGAGATCATTCTCAGCGACACGGTGGGTTTTATCAGCGATCTGCCCACCGAACTTGTCGCGGCCTTCCGCGCCACCCTCGAAGAGGTGCTGGCCGCCGACATCATTTGTCACGTGCGCGATGTGTCCCACGCCGAGACCGAAGAGCAGGCCCAGAACGTGCGCGATATCCTCGCATCCTTGGGCGTCCCGAAAGAGACCCGCAGTTTCGAGATTTGGAACAAGCTGGACCTGCTCCCCGAAGACCGCGCGGACGCAATGCGCGCACGGGCTACGCGCAACGACGATGTGCTGGCAATCTCGGCCATCACCGGTGAGGGGCTAGAGGCGTTTCAGGAAACCATCGCCGAAGCGCTGCAAGGCGCGGTGCGCGAGGCCGAATTGACCCTTGGCTTTGCCGAAGGCAAGAAACGCGCATGGCTGTTCGCACAGGACGTGGTAGAAGGTGAGCGTCAGACCGAAGACGGGTTTGAGATCACCGTGCGTTGGTCCGCGCGCCAAGAGGCTGAATTCCAGCAGATTTAA
- a CDS encoding DUF2177 family protein yields the protein MTLIILYISTVVIFLGLDYLGLTYLIKPAFERDIGDWLLDEFRVAPALIFYAFFVAVVLWFVSWPAMVQDHSLLWAFGNALLIGAMGYGTYEFTNLATLKDWTWAMVARDFTWGSILTGTAATAGVAITRALT from the coding sequence ATGACCCTTATCATCCTGTATATCTCAACCGTCGTTATCTTTCTCGGGCTGGACTACCTTGGGCTGACCTATCTTATCAAACCTGCGTTTGAACGCGATATCGGAGACTGGTTGCTGGATGAATTTCGAGTCGCCCCGGCGCTGATCTTCTACGCCTTCTTCGTAGCGGTGGTGCTGTGGTTCGTGTCTTGGCCCGCGATGGTGCAGGATCACTCGCTGCTCTGGGCTTTTGGCAATGCGCTGCTGATCGGCGCGATGGGCTATGGCACCTATGAGTTCACCAATCTGGCGACGCTCAAGGATTGGACATGGGCCATGGTGGCGCGGGATTTCACTTGGGGGTCGATCCTGACCGGCACGGCGGCGACGGCAGGTGTGGCGATCACCCGCGCACTGACCTAA
- a CDS encoding pseudouridine synthase, which yields MTARVILLNKPYGVLSQFTDKGTEGSTRPTLSAYIDEKGFYPAGRLDRDSEGLLVLTDHGPLQARIAHPKYKRPKTYLVQVEGTPDEAALAALRKGVMLKDGKTAPADVDQIDAPEPLWPRDPPVRFRKTVPDAWLRITIREGRNRQVRRMTAHVGLPTLRLIRASVGDWELAGLQPGAWRWSTETGR from the coding sequence ATGACCGCCCGCGTGATCCTGCTGAACAAACCCTACGGCGTTCTATCGCAATTCACTGACAAAGGCACCGAGGGCAGCACGCGGCCCACCCTGTCGGCCTACATTGACGAAAAAGGGTTCTACCCCGCAGGGCGTTTGGACCGCGACAGCGAAGGGTTGCTGGTACTGACCGACCATGGCCCGTTGCAGGCCCGCATCGCGCATCCCAAATACAAACGCCCTAAAACCTATCTGGTGCAGGTCGAAGGCACCCCGGATGAGGCCGCCCTCGCCGCGCTGCGCAAAGGCGTAATGCTGAAAGACGGCAAAACCGCCCCGGCAGATGTGGATCAGATCGACGCGCCTGAGCCCCTCTGGCCACGAGACCCACCCGTGCGTTTTCGCAAAACCGTGCCCGATGCCTGGCTGCGCATCACCATCCGCGAGGGGCGCAACCGCCAAGTGCGGCGCATGACGGCGCATGTGGGGCTGCCCACCCTGCGGCTGATCCGCGCCAGTGTGGGCGATTGGGAACTGGCCGGGCTGCAACCCGGCGCTTGGCGCTGGTCTACCGAAACCGGCCGTTAG